A window of Xylophilus sp. GW821-FHT01B05 contains these coding sequences:
- a CDS encoding ATP-grasp domain-containing protein codes for MVSVLVFPCGSEIGLEIGRSLRHVEDVHLVGASSVDDHGRFAFDHYVGGLPSVEDEDFPERLADLAKALAIDFIFPAHDSVVLALSRCAEKFEAEILTSALLTCEVTRSKRQTYEYLGGVLRTPRVYAERSGLPYPVFLKPDVGQGSKGTLTAFSDADVAGAFQRDGSLLVLEYLPGPEYTVDCFTDRSGVLRYAMPRVRRRIAGGISVNSSKVDLPEAADLAHVINHALELRGAWFFQLKISSDGEPCLLEVAPRIAGTMAVSRAAGVNLPWLTLMDRLGREVQVRAHPFHVEVDRALGTRYRLGFEFEHVYIDLEPGLLICQQPSPEAMLYLHRCRNQSKKTYLVTRGLPQEAVARQLQRAGIALTLFSEILALGQEEALAPEPNAVVISGQAQLVRFKDGSVCVFHPHDLECLL; via the coding sequence ATGGTGAGCGTGCTGGTTTTTCCCTGCGGCAGCGAGATTGGCTTGGAGATCGGCCGCTCCCTGCGGCACGTGGAGGATGTGCATCTGGTCGGTGCTTCCTCGGTGGACGATCACGGGCGGTTCGCCTTCGACCACTATGTGGGCGGACTCCCCAGCGTGGAGGACGAGGATTTCCCGGAGAGACTGGCGGACCTGGCCAAGGCGCTGGCCATAGATTTCATATTTCCTGCGCACGACAGCGTGGTGTTGGCGCTGTCCCGCTGCGCGGAGAAATTTGAGGCGGAAATCCTGACGAGCGCCCTCCTGACCTGCGAAGTGACCCGCTCGAAGCGCCAGACCTATGAGTACCTGGGCGGTGTGTTGAGAACTCCGCGGGTCTATGCGGAGAGAAGCGGCCTGCCCTATCCGGTGTTTCTGAAGCCAGACGTTGGCCAAGGGTCGAAGGGAACGCTCACGGCATTCTCGGATGCGGATGTGGCGGGTGCTTTCCAGCGCGATGGCTCGCTGCTGGTACTCGAGTACCTGCCAGGACCCGAGTACACCGTGGACTGCTTCACAGACCGTTCAGGGGTGTTGCGCTATGCGATGCCACGGGTGCGGCGCCGCATTGCCGGCGGCATCAGCGTGAATTCATCCAAGGTGGATCTACCGGAGGCCGCCGACCTCGCGCATGTCATCAATCATGCGCTCGAGTTGCGCGGCGCCTGGTTCTTTCAATTGAAGATCAGCTCGGACGGTGAACCGTGCCTGCTGGAGGTCGCTCCGCGCATCGCCGGGACGATGGCAGTCAGTCGGGCCGCAGGCGTGAACTTGCCGTGGCTGACGTTGATGGACCGTCTGGGGCGAGAGGTTCAGGTGCGTGCCCACCCCTTCCACGTGGAGGTGGACCGGGCGTTGGGTACGCGCTACCGCCTGGGCTTCGAGTTCGAGCATGTGTACATCGACTTGGAGCCGGGACTGCTTATCTGCCAGCAGCCCAGCCCCGAGGCCATGCTCTATCTGCACCGGTGCAGAAATCAATCCAAGAAGACCTATCTCGTGACACGCGGCCTGCCTCAAGAGGCTGTCGCCCGGCAACTTCAGCGTGCCGGCATCGCGCTGACTCTGTTCTCGGAAATCTTGGCACTGGGCCAGGAGGAAGCGCTGGCGCCCGAGCCCAATGCCGTGGTCATCAGCGGGCAGGCACAGCTCGTGCGGTTCAAGGATGGGTCCGTGTGTGTTTTTCATCCCCATGATCTGGAGTGTTTGTTATGA
- a CDS encoding DUF1698 domain-containing protein, with protein sequence MTAIDAARQDEEISVLRQLLAKTVSSKKHAAYQRLPQRLADILGPLAVELRPKFEHERWAYIRDNVPLRGRSVLDIGCNTGYFMFAALDDGARCVTGYEGGVFHADFARRTIGVLGEGARAEIKAEYFDFQSSGERVDVAFLLNVLHHVGDDYGDPSLDISAAKQAIAKSLREMHKVAERLVFQLGFNWKGDISRCLFDHGLKSEMIEFVREAVRGVWTVTAIGVATRGEDGEVRYSDVSPDNIARMDALGEFLNRPIFILERIEAAGFDGSVAVGPASGR encoded by the coding sequence ATGACTGCGATCGATGCCGCTCGCCAGGACGAAGAGATATCGGTTCTGCGGCAATTGCTGGCCAAGACCGTGAGCAGCAAGAAGCATGCGGCTTACCAGCGTTTGCCCCAGCGTCTTGCCGACATCCTGGGCCCGCTGGCGGTCGAGCTTCGACCAAAGTTCGAGCATGAGCGCTGGGCCTACATCCGTGACAACGTGCCGCTGCGGGGGCGCTCGGTGCTGGACATCGGGTGCAATACCGGCTATTTCATGTTCGCCGCCCTGGATGACGGTGCTCGCTGTGTGACGGGCTACGAGGGCGGCGTCTTTCATGCCGACTTTGCACGGCGCACCATCGGCGTGCTGGGAGAAGGTGCGCGAGCAGAGATAAAGGCCGAGTACTTCGACTTCCAATCATCCGGCGAGCGCGTGGATGTGGCTTTCCTGTTGAACGTGCTGCACCACGTCGGGGATGACTATGGGGACCCGAGCTTGGATATCTCTGCCGCCAAGCAAGCCATAGCCAAAAGCCTGCGCGAAATGCACAAAGTCGCCGAACGGCTGGTGTTTCAGCTGGGCTTCAATTGGAAGGGCGATATTTCCCGCTGCTTGTTCGACCATGGCTTGAAGTCGGAAATGATCGAATTCGTGCGCGAAGCCGTCCGTGGCGTGTGGACCGTGACCGCCATTGGCGTGGCGACCAGGGGCGAGGACGGCGAGGTCCGCTACTCGGATGTGAGCCCTGACAACATCGCGCGTATGGATGCGCTGGGTGAGTTTCTGAACCGGCCGATCTTTATTCTTGAGCGCATCGAGGCGGCCGGCTTTGATGGCAGCGTTGCCGTTGGCCCAGCATCGGGTCGTTGA